A region of Methyloversatilis discipulorum DNA encodes the following proteins:
- the rpe gene encoding ribulose-phosphate 3-epimerase yields MSGLRIAPSLLSADFARLGEEVTAVIEAGADLIHFDVMDNHYVPNLTVGPLVCHAIRPYATVPIDVHLMVKPVDALIPMFADAGASIISFHPEASEHIDRTLQLIRSHGVKAGLVLNPATPLSVLDHVLDQLDLVLLMSVNPGFGGQRFIESALPKIEAVRRRIDACGRDIWLEVDGGVNADNADRVAAAGADTLVAGSAVFTGGRYADSIRTLRERALAGRAQTFAHESSHA; encoded by the coding sequence ATGAGCGGACTGCGCATCGCACCCAGCCTGCTGTCGGCCGATTTCGCGCGGCTGGGTGAAGAGGTCACGGCGGTCATCGAAGCCGGCGCCGACCTCATCCATTTCGACGTGATGGACAACCACTACGTGCCCAACCTGACGGTCGGGCCGCTGGTGTGTCACGCGATCAGACCTTACGCCACGGTGCCGATCGACGTGCACCTGATGGTGAAGCCGGTCGATGCACTGATCCCGATGTTCGCCGACGCCGGCGCTTCCATCATTTCCTTCCACCCAGAAGCGAGCGAGCACATCGACCGCACGCTGCAGCTCATCCGCAGCCACGGCGTGAAGGCCGGGCTGGTGCTGAACCCGGCGACGCCGCTCAGCGTGCTCGACCATGTGCTGGATCAGCTCGACCTGGTGCTGCTGATGTCGGTGAACCCGGGCTTCGGCGGCCAGCGCTTCATCGAGTCCGCACTGCCGAAGATCGAGGCGGTGCGTCGGCGCATCGACGCCTGCGGCCGCGACATCTGGCTCGAAGTCGATGGCGGCGTCAATGCCGACAACGCAGACCGCGTCGCTGCCGCCGGCGCCGACACGCTGGTCGCCGGCTCCGCCGTATTCACCGGCGGCCGCTATGCCGATTCCATCCGCACGCTGCGCGAACGCGCCCTCGCCGGCCGCGCGCAGACCTTCGCCCACGAGTCCTCCCATGCCTGA
- a CDS encoding HAD-IA family hydrolase, whose translation MPDKNIPDLSRIHAIAFDLDGTLVDSAADIWHALNFGLSQAGLPNVDLVTVRGWIGGGPDKLISRAIDHLGLAHSDGTLHARLRADFDRATLQAPLDHGMVYDGIEEMVEGLYAICPLVVVTNKPTPLARAVLAAAGLLPFMSAVYGGDRSELLKPSPAMLDAAAARLAVKPAQLLMVGDSAADLLAAQAAGCPVALVGWGYGAHASAPGVTPWPVGSPSQLLAQMSARFEEETE comes from the coding sequence ATGCCTGACAAGAACATCCCCGACCTGAGCCGCATCCACGCCATCGCCTTCGATCTCGACGGCACGCTGGTCGACAGTGCCGCCGACATCTGGCACGCGCTGAACTTCGGCCTGTCGCAGGCCGGCCTGCCCAATGTCGACCTCGTCACCGTGCGCGGCTGGATAGGCGGCGGGCCGGACAAGCTGATCTCGCGCGCGATCGACCACCTCGGCCTCGCGCACAGCGACGGCACGCTGCACGCGCGTCTGCGCGCCGACTTCGACCGCGCCACGCTGCAGGCGCCGCTCGATCACGGCATGGTCTATGACGGCATAGAGGAAATGGTCGAGGGCCTGTACGCCATCTGCCCGCTGGTCGTGGTGACCAACAAGCCGACGCCGCTGGCGCGCGCGGTACTCGCCGCCGCCGGCCTGCTGCCCTTCATGTCCGCGGTGTATGGCGGCGACCGCAGTGAATTGCTCAAACCCTCGCCGGCCATGCTCGACGCCGCCGCCGCGCGCCTCGCCGTGAAGCCGGCGCAACTGCTGATGGTCGGCGACAGCGCAGCCGATCTGCTGGCGGCGCAGGCCGCCGGCTGCCCGGTGGCGCTGGTCGGCTGGGGCTACGGGGCGCACGCCAGCGCACCCGGCGTCACGCCGTGGCCGGTCGGCTCGCCGTCGCAGCTGCTCGCGCAGATGAGCGCGCGCTTCGAGGAAGAGACCGAATAG
- a CDS encoding class 1 fructose-bisphosphatase, which produces MPTGGRTTLVQYLIEERRRHPEATGDLNALITDVALACKAISRKVAFGGLAGVLGSAGSGNVQGEEQKTLDVLSNQIFLRANEWGGHVAAMASEELDDISLPPGQYPRGKYLLAFDPLDGSSNIDVNVSVGSIFSITRAPDPAREATAADFLQPGREQVCAGYAIYGPSTMLVITLGSGTHGFTLDPVLGEWVLSHPDLKVPSATREFAINASNSRFWEPAVRRYVDECLAGRTGPREADFNMRWIASLVAETHRILMRGGVFLYPKDNKDPAKPGRLRLLYEASPISFLIEQAGGRASTGRSRLMDVQPDALHQRIGFVFGSADEVERIEAYHREPPPDSFQSPLFGKRGLFADIV; this is translated from the coding sequence ATGCCCACAGGCGGACGCACCACGCTGGTCCAGTACCTGATCGAAGAACGCCGCCGTCATCCGGAGGCGACCGGCGACCTCAACGCGCTGATCACCGACGTGGCGCTCGCCTGCAAGGCGATCTCACGCAAGGTGGCTTTCGGCGGCCTGGCCGGCGTTCTTGGCTCGGCCGGCAGCGGCAATGTGCAGGGCGAGGAACAGAAGACGCTGGACGTGCTCAGCAACCAGATCTTCCTGCGCGCCAACGAATGGGGTGGCCACGTCGCCGCGATGGCGTCGGAGGAGCTGGACGACATATCGCTGCCGCCGGGCCAGTACCCGCGCGGCAAGTACCTGCTCGCATTCGACCCGCTCGACGGCTCGTCCAACATCGACGTGAACGTGTCGGTCGGCAGCATCTTCTCGATCACCCGCGCGCCCGATCCGGCGCGCGAAGCGACCGCCGCCGACTTCCTGCAGCCGGGCCGCGAGCAGGTGTGCGCCGGCTACGCGATCTACGGCCCGTCCACCATGCTGGTGATCACGCTGGGCAGCGGCACGCACGGCTTCACGCTGGACCCGGTGCTCGGCGAATGGGTGCTCAGCCACCCGGACCTGAAGGTGCCTTCGGCCACCCGCGAATTCGCGATCAACGCGTCGAACAGCCGCTTCTGGGAGCCTGCCGTACGCCGTTACGTCGACGAATGCCTGGCCGGCCGCACCGGCCCGCGCGAAGCCGATTTCAACATGCGCTGGATCGCCTCGCTGGTGGCGGAAACCCACCGCATCCTGATGCGCGGCGGCGTCTTCCTGTACCCGAAGGACAACAAGGATCCGGCCAAGCCCGGCCGCCTGCGCCTGCTTTATGAAGCCAGCCCGATCTCCTTCCTGATCGAACAGGCCGGCGGCCGCGCCAGCACCGGCCGCAGCCGGCTGATGGACGTGCAGCCGGACGCGCTGCACCAGCGCATCGGCTTCGTGTTCGGCTCGGCCGACGAGGTCGAGCGCATCGAGGCCTACCACCGCGAACCGCCGCCCGACAGCTTCCAGTCGCCGCTGTTCGGCAAGCGCGGCCTGTTCGCCGACATCGTCTGA
- a CDS encoding phosphoribulokinase, translating to MSAKHPIVAITGSSGAGTSSVTRTFENIFRRENVSAAIIEGDSYHRYDRAEMKKAMAEAEAGGRPHFSHFGEDANLFAELEQLFRDYSESGTGHSRKYLHNDEEAAPFKQPAGTFTPWEPLPDSELLFYEGLHGGVKTEHVDVSRYADLLIGVVPVINLEWIQKIHRDRSTRGYSTEAVTDVILRRMHDYVHYICPQFTRTHINFQRVPVVDTSDPFIARTIPTADESLVVIRFANPRGFDFPYLLSMLHDSFMSRANTLVVPGGKMELAMQLIFTPMILRLIERRRQLRAA from the coding sequence ATGTCCGCGAAACACCCCATCGTCGCCATCACCGGTTCGTCCGGTGCCGGCACCTCGTCGGTCACCCGCACCTTCGAGAACATCTTCCGCCGCGAGAACGTGTCGGCCGCAATCATCGAAGGCGACAGCTACCACCGCTACGACCGCGCCGAAATGAAGAAGGCCATGGCCGAAGCGGAAGCCGGCGGCCGTCCGCACTTCAGCCACTTCGGCGAAGACGCCAACCTGTTCGCCGAGCTCGAACAGCTGTTCCGCGACTACTCGGAAAGCGGTACCGGCCACAGCCGCAAGTACCTGCACAACGACGAAGAGGCCGCACCGTTCAAGCAGCCGGCCGGCACCTTCACGCCCTGGGAACCGCTGCCGGACAGCGAACTGCTGTTCTACGAGGGCCTGCACGGCGGCGTGAAGACAGAACATGTTGATGTATCCCGGTACGCCGATCTGCTGATCGGCGTGGTGCCTGTCATCAACCTCGAGTGGATCCAGAAGATCCACCGGGACCGCAGCACCCGCGGCTATTCCACCGAAGCCGTGACCGACGTCATCCTGCGCCGCATGCACGACTACGTGCATTACATCTGCCCGCAATTCACGCGCACCCACATCAACTTCCAGCGCGTGCCGGTGGTCGATACCAGCGACCCCTTCATCGCGCGGACGATACCCACCGCCGACGAAAGCCTGGTGGTGATCCGCTTCGCCAACCCGCGCGGCTTCGACTTCCCCTACCTGCTCAGCATGCTGCACGACTCCTTCATGTCGCGCGCCAACACGCTGGTGGTGCCGGGCGGAAAGATGGAACTGGCGATGCAGCTCATCTTCACGCCGATGATCCTGCGCCTGATCGAACGCCGCCGTCAGCTGCGCGCCGCCTGA
- the tkt gene encoding transketolase produces the protein MNDANLFLRTQCANAIRALAMDAVQAANSGHPGMPMGMADIAEALWRHHLKHDPADPQWPDRDRFVLSNGHGSMLLYALLHLSGYDLPMDELRRFRQLHSRTPGHPEVDITPGVETTTGPLGQGIANAVGMALAEKLLAAEFNRPGHNVIDHRTWTFVGDGCLMEGISHEVCSLAGTWRLNKLVVFYDDNGISIDGDVSGWFTDDTPARFESYGWTVIRNVDGHRPVALDAAIETALGSDKPVLICCETRIGQGSPNRAGTAKAHGEALGEAEIALTRAALGWTAAPFEIPAALQAAWSARERGAAAHRSWQQRLDNYAKAFPELAAELRRRLKSDATLSSAALRALEAACEAAEARAASVATRKASQDTLHIIAPAMPELLGGSADLTGSNLTDWKGNRPLKGDGTGNHVHYGVREFGMAAVMNGVALHGGYRPYGGTFLTFSDYARNAIRMSALMHLPVTYVFTHDSIGLGEDGPTHQPVEHAASLRLIPNVDVWRPCDATETAVAWREALRRGASTQPGPACLLLSRQALPHAGDGSVRIDDIARGGYVLRQPRDEQLCLIATGSEVGIALLAAELLAAEGIAARVVSMPCVEAFERQDARWRDEVIPRQLPRLAIEAGCTAQWWKYVGEAGVSGDVVGLDRFGESAPAGLLFKHFGITPEAVAARARALVAAHGAAHAEREALTAG, from the coding sequence ATGAACGACGCGAACCTCTTTCTCCGCACCCAGTGCGCCAACGCCATCCGCGCACTGGCAATGGACGCCGTGCAGGCCGCCAACTCCGGTCACCCGGGCATGCCGATGGGCATGGCCGACATCGCCGAGGCGCTGTGGCGCCACCACCTGAAGCACGACCCGGCCGATCCGCAGTGGCCGGACCGCGACCGCTTCGTGCTGTCCAACGGCCACGGCTCGATGCTGCTGTACGCGCTGCTGCACCTCAGCGGCTACGACCTGCCGATGGACGAACTACGCCGCTTCCGCCAGCTGCATTCGCGCACGCCGGGCCACCCGGAAGTCGACATCACGCCGGGTGTGGAAACCACCACCGGCCCGCTCGGCCAGGGCATCGCCAACGCGGTCGGCATGGCACTCGCCGAGAAGCTGCTCGCCGCCGAGTTCAACCGGCCCGGCCACAACGTGATCGATCACCGCACCTGGACCTTCGTCGGCGACGGCTGCCTGATGGAAGGCATCAGTCACGAAGTGTGCTCGCTGGCCGGCACCTGGAGGCTGAACAAGCTGGTCGTGTTCTATGACGACAACGGCATTTCGATCGACGGCGACGTAAGCGGCTGGTTCACCGACGACACGCCGGCGCGCTTCGAGTCTTATGGCTGGACGGTCATCCGCAACGTCGATGGCCACAGACCGGTCGCACTCGACGCGGCGATCGAAACCGCGCTCGGCAGCGACAAGCCGGTGCTGATCTGCTGCGAAACGCGCATCGGCCAGGGTTCGCCCAATCGCGCCGGCACCGCCAAGGCGCACGGCGAGGCGCTGGGCGAGGCGGAGATCGCGCTCACCCGCGCAGCGCTGGGCTGGACCGCCGCGCCGTTCGAGATTCCCGCCGCGCTGCAGGCCGCCTGGTCGGCGCGAGAGCGCGGCGCCGCGGCACACCGCAGCTGGCAGCAGCGCCTCGACAACTACGCCAAGGCCTTCCCCGAACTGGCGGCCGAGCTGCGTCGCCGGCTGAAGAGCGACGCCACGCTGTCGTCCGCCGCGCTGCGCGCGCTCGAAGCCGCCTGCGAAGCGGCCGAGGCGCGCGCCGCCTCGGTGGCCACACGCAAGGCTTCGCAGGACACGCTGCACATCATCGCCCCGGCGATGCCCGAGCTGCTCGGCGGCTCGGCCGACCTGACCGGCTCCAACCTGACCGACTGGAAGGGCAACCGTCCGTTGAAGGGTGATGGTACCGGCAACCACGTGCATTACGGCGTGCGCGAGTTCGGCATGGCGGCGGTGATGAATGGCGTAGCGCTGCACGGCGGCTACCGGCCCTACGGCGGCACCTTCCTCACCTTCTCCGACTACGCGCGCAACGCGATACGCATGTCGGCGCTGATGCATCTGCCGGTCACCTATGTATTCACGCACGACTCGATCGGCCTCGGCGAGGACGGCCCGACCCACCAGCCGGTCGAGCACGCGGCCAGCCTGCGCCTGATTCCGAACGTCGACGTGTGGCGGCCCTGCGACGCCACCGAAACCGCGGTCGCCTGGCGCGAGGCGCTTCGCCGCGGTGCCAGCACGCAGCCCGGCCCGGCCTGCCTGCTGCTGTCGCGCCAGGCGCTGCCGCACGCCGGTGACGGCAGCGTGCGCATCGACGACATCGCGCGCGGCGGCTATGTGCTGCGCCAGCCGCGCGACGAACAGCTGTGCCTGATCGCCACCGGCTCCGAGGTCGGCATCGCGCTGCTGGCCGCCGAACTGCTGGCGGCCGAAGGCATCGCGGCGCGCGTGGTATCCATGCCCTGCGTCGAGGCTTTTGAGCGGCAGGACGCGCGCTGGCGCGACGAGGTCATCCCGCGCCAGCTGCCGCGGCTGGCCATCGAAGCGGGCTGCACCGCGCAATGGTGGAAGTATGTCGGCGAGGCCGGTGTCAGCGGCGACGTCGTCGGCCTCGACCGCTTCGGCGAGTCGGCGCCGGCCGGCCTGCTGTTCAAGCACTTCGGCATCACGCCGGAAGCGGTGGCCGCGCGCGCCCGCGCACTGGTGGCGGCGCACGGCGCGGCGCACGCCGAGCGCGAAGCGCTGACGGCCGGCTGA
- the fba gene encoding class II fructose-bisphosphate aldolase (catalyzes the reversible aldol condensation of dihydroxyacetonephosphate and glyceraldehyde 3-phosphate in the Calvin cycle, glycolysis, and/or gluconeogenesis), translated as MPMISLRQLLDHAAEHGYGVPAFNINNLEQIQAIMQAAQKVNAPVILQASAGARKYAGEPFLRKMVEAAAEMYPDIPVVMHQDHGASAAVCVQAIRSGFTSVMMDGSLMEDAKTPASYEYNVDVTRRVVDIAHAVGVSVEGELGCLGSLESGTAGEEDGVGAAGVLTHEQMLTDPEQAADFVAATGVDALAIAIGTSHGAYKFSRKPTGDILAIDRIKAIHARIPNTHLVMHGSSSVPQDWLGIIREHGGDIRETYGVPVEEIQEGIRHGVRKVNIDTDIRLAMTGAMRRAMAKDPSEFDPRKFMKDAMTAARDLCIERFEAFGCAGMAGRIVLRKAA; from the coding sequence ATGCCCATGATTTCCCTGCGTCAGCTGCTCGACCACGCCGCCGAACACGGCTACGGCGTGCCCGCTTTCAACATCAACAACCTGGAACAGATACAGGCCATCATGCAGGCGGCGCAGAAGGTGAATGCGCCGGTCATCCTGCAGGCCTCGGCCGGCGCGCGGAAGTACGCCGGCGAGCCCTTCCTGCGCAAGATGGTCGAAGCGGCGGCTGAAATGTATCCGGACATCCCGGTCGTCATGCACCAGGACCACGGTGCCAGCGCCGCGGTGTGCGTGCAGGCCATCCGCTCCGGCTTCACCAGCGTCATGATGGACGGCTCGCTGATGGAGGACGCGAAGACGCCCGCCAGCTACGAGTACAACGTGGACGTGACCCGCCGCGTGGTCGACATCGCGCACGCGGTCGGCGTGTCGGTCGAAGGCGAACTGGGCTGCCTCGGCTCGCTGGAATCCGGCACCGCCGGCGAGGAAGACGGCGTGGGTGCGGCCGGCGTGCTCACCCATGAACAGATGCTGACCGACCCGGAACAGGCGGCCGACTTCGTCGCCGCCACCGGCGTCGACGCGCTGGCCATCGCCATCGGCACCAGCCACGGCGCCTACAAGTTCAGCCGCAAGCCGACCGGGGACATCCTCGCCATCGACCGTATCAAGGCCATCCACGCACGCATCCCGAACACCCACCTGGTCATGCACGGCTCCAGCAGCGTGCCGCAGGACTGGCTGGGCATCATCCGCGAGCATGGCGGCGACATCCGCGAAACCTATGGCGTACCGGTCGAGGAAATCCAGGAAGGCATCCGCCACGGCGTGCGCAAGGTGAATATCGACACCGACATCCGCCTCGCCATGACCGGCGCCATGCGCCGCGCGATGGCGAAGGACCCGTCCGAGTTCGACCCGCGCAAGTTCATGAAGGACGCCATGACCGCCGCCCGCGACCTCTGCATCGAACGCTTCGAAGCCTTCGGCTGCGCCGGCATGGCCGGGCGCATCGTACTGCGCAAGGCGGCCTGA
- a CDS encoding sensor histidine kinase, with the protein MTDLPKPADTDALIARAHIEGVDESTWLDVIQRMDEVYSQLVSDEIALEQKNVELEQSQQFIFSVMSAMSDVLLVCNERGEIEETNAALCELVGRSDDELRGTPVFALLADDDSRARMRSVLDDANPSRRGQAVELNLRDGEGRPVPVDTNLTPRFARNGKRAGTVFVGRPTAELKRAYHELREAHEALKLAQQQLLHSEKMASLGRLVAGVAHELNNPISFVLGNVHALKKYSERMGRYIDAVHAGASDEELGELRTKLRIEHLLKDLPSLIEGTMEGAQRTADIVNGLKRFSAVDPEGRTAVDLNAVIERAIHWIRKGTTAAVDMYWDAGAPCVVMGSAGQLQQVVMNLLQNACDAAGADGRVAELSIDCGVAGDRVRMTLRDNGPGIPDEYLSRIFEPFFTTKPVGKGTGLGLSISYGIVEQHGGTLVARNHPDGGAEFVLELPAAASLT; encoded by the coding sequence ATGACCGACCTGCCCAAGCCCGCCGACACCGACGCCCTGATCGCACGCGCCCACATCGAAGGCGTGGACGAATCGACCTGGCTGGACGTGATCCAGCGCATGGACGAGGTGTATTCGCAGCTGGTCAGCGACGAAATCGCGCTCGAACAGAAGAACGTCGAGCTGGAGCAGTCGCAGCAGTTCATCTTCAGCGTCATGTCCGCGATGTCGGACGTGCTGCTGGTGTGCAACGAGCGCGGCGAGATCGAGGAAACCAACGCCGCGCTGTGCGAACTGGTCGGCCGCAGCGACGACGAACTGCGCGGCACGCCGGTGTTTGCGCTGCTCGCCGACGACGACAGCCGCGCGCGCATGCGCAGCGTGCTCGACGACGCCAACCCGTCGCGCCGCGGGCAGGCGGTCGAACTGAATCTGCGCGACGGCGAGGGCCGCCCGGTGCCGGTCGACACCAATCTGACGCCGCGTTTCGCACGCAACGGCAAGCGCGCCGGCACCGTGTTCGTCGGCCGCCCGACGGCCGAACTGAAGCGCGCCTACCACGAGCTGCGTGAGGCGCACGAGGCGCTGAAGCTGGCGCAGCAGCAACTGCTGCACTCGGAGAAGATGGCCTCGCTCGGCCGTCTGGTGGCCGGCGTTGCGCACGAACTGAACAACCCGATCAGCTTCGTGCTCGGCAATGTTCATGCGCTGAAGAAGTACAGCGAGCGCATGGGCCGCTATATCGACGCGGTGCATGCGGGCGCTTCCGACGAGGAACTGGGTGAACTGCGCACCAAGCTGCGCATCGAGCACCTGCTGAAGGATCTGCCCTCGCTGATCGAAGGCACGATGGAAGGCGCGCAGCGCACCGCCGACATCGTGAACGGCCTGAAGCGTTTCTCGGCGGTGGACCCGGAAGGTCGCACCGCGGTCGACCTGAATGCCGTGATCGAGCGCGCCATCCACTGGATACGCAAGGGCACCACCGCCGCCGTCGACATGTACTGGGATGCCGGCGCGCCCTGCGTCGTCATGGGCAGCGCCGGCCAGCTGCAGCAGGTGGTGATGAACCTGCTGCAGAACGCCTGCGACGCCGCCGGTGCCGACGGCCGCGTCGCCGAACTGTCCATCGATTGCGGCGTCGCAGGCGACCGCGTCCGCATGACCCTGCGCGACAACGGCCCGGGCATTCCGGACGAATACCTGTCGCGCATCTTCGAACCCTTCTTCACCACCAAGCCGGTCGGCAAGGGCACCGGCCTCGGCCTGTCCATCAGCTACGGCATCGTCGAACAGCACGGCGGCACACTGGTCGCCCGCAACCACCCGGACGGCGGCGCCGAATTCGTGCTCGAACTGCCGGCGGCTGCCTCGCTTACCTGA
- a CDS encoding helix-turn-helix transcriptional regulator, giving the protein MHAADPNVDTRCYAAEPAGHAHDFHQVVLGGDGGTELELDGHLHRVDAGAGLLIPAGTRHDYRGLDAANRQLVVDLPAASVALPASLFRRPRAFAIDAALRRRVQPLLGLAGERVSRPRHWLLATRFADDLAQRLHAAPTDDDARRFPVARIDGWLRRHAGDAPPLKELAARFGYGPRRFHDLFVDAFGEPPHRYLIRLRLDAALALLDDSTRALGDIALDTGFADQSAFTRRFTQRFGLPPGHWRRAAGRSAR; this is encoded by the coding sequence ATGCACGCTGCCGATCCCAACGTCGATACCCGCTGCTACGCGGCCGAACCGGCCGGGCACGCGCACGACTTCCACCAGGTCGTGCTGGGCGGCGACGGCGGTACCGAGCTGGAGCTCGACGGTCACTTGCACCGGGTCGATGCCGGCGCCGGGCTGCTGATTCCGGCCGGCACCCGGCACGACTACCGCGGGCTGGACGCGGCCAACCGCCAGCTGGTGGTCGACCTGCCGGCAGCGTCGGTCGCCTTGCCGGCGTCGCTGTTCCGCCGTCCGCGCGCTTTCGCCATCGACGCCGCGCTGCGCCGGCGCGTGCAGCCGCTGCTCGGGCTGGCCGGAGAGCGCGTGTCGCGGCCGCGTCACTGGCTGCTGGCGACCCGTTTTGCCGACGATCTGGCGCAGCGTCTGCACGCCGCACCGACCGACGACGACGCGCGCCGTTTCCCGGTTGCCCGCATCGACGGCTGGCTGCGTCGCCACGCCGGCGACGCACCGCCGCTGAAGGAACTGGCAGCCCGCTTCGGCTATGGTCCGCGCCGCTTCCACGATCTCTTCGTCGACGCCTTCGGCGAGCCGCCGCACCGCTACCTGATCCGCCTGCGCCTGGATGCCGCGCTCGCGCTGCTCGACGACAGCACGCGCGCACTCGGCGACATCGCGCTCGACACCGGCTTCGCCGACCAGTCGGCGTTCACCCGCCGTTTCACCCAGCGCTTCGGCCTGCCGCCCGGTCACTGGCGACGCGCCGCCGGCCGCAGCGCCCGCTGA
- a CDS encoding DMT family transporter yields the protein MSALFAPALFVLVWSTGFIVARAIDGVADPALFLLARFTLTTLLYSAIALALRAAWPAREQWPKHLLAGALLQGVYMGGGYWAVAHGLSPAVMALLATLQPMFTALIAQRLFDEPLGRHFWGGLLAGALGVVLVLAPRLASVGAEALSPLVVGVALVAVAGITAGTLVQKSSIAAADLFSSSAIQNAGGALVCLLIALALGESLWVPGLALWAALAWAVFGLSAIGSTLLVWMVRRGSAAKVSVLVLLAPPLAAAQAALLFGERLAPLQMAGFALALGGVLLCRRR from the coding sequence GTGTCCGCGCTGTTCGCACCTGCCCTCTTCGTCCTCGTCTGGTCCACCGGTTTCATCGTCGCGCGGGCCATCGACGGCGTGGCCGACCCGGCCCTCTTCCTGCTCGCCCGCTTCACGCTGACCACGCTGCTGTACAGCGCCATCGCGCTGGCGCTGCGCGCAGCCTGGCCGGCGCGCGAACAGTGGCCCAAGCACCTGCTGGCCGGTGCCTTGCTGCAGGGCGTGTATATGGGTGGCGGCTACTGGGCAGTGGCGCACGGGCTGTCGCCGGCGGTGATGGCGCTGCTCGCCACGCTGCAGCCGATGTTCACCGCGCTGATCGCGCAGCGCCTGTTCGACGAACCGCTGGGCCGCCATTTCTGGGGCGGTCTGCTGGCCGGCGCGCTCGGTGTCGTGCTGGTGCTGGCGCCACGGCTGGCCAGCGTCGGCGCGGAGGCGTTGTCGCCGCTGGTGGTTGGCGTGGCGCTGGTGGCGGTGGCCGGCATCACCGCTGGCACGCTGGTGCAGAAAAGCTCGATCGCCGCCGCCGACCTGTTCAGTTCGAGTGCCATCCAGAACGCCGGCGGTGCGCTGGTCTGCCTGCTTATCGCGCTGGCGCTCGGCGAGTCGCTGTGGGTACCCGGCCTTGCGCTGTGGGCGGCGCTCGCCTGGGCGGTGTTCGGCCTGTCGGCCATCGGCAGCACCTTGCTTGTGTGGATGGTGCGTCGCGGTTCGGCGGCGAAGGTGAGCGTGCTGGTGCTGCTGGCACCGCCGCTGGCCGCGGCGCAGGCGGCGCTGCTCTTCGGCGAGCGGCTGGCGCCGTTGCAGATGGCCGGCTTCGCGCTGGCGCTGGGCGGCGTGCTACTGTGCCGGCGTCGCTGA